One window from the genome of Leptospira levettii encodes:
- a CDS encoding DJ-1/PfpI family protein yields MNQNLLQNQFNNRKTKQFQSITRRFLLCIFMFGIFYTHLFANPFHTKQKYLNQIPIKSQHKKPIITIISDNEFTELTDFLVPYGILKRADISELYAIAPVSGKVQLFPALSVEVETSFDAFDKEHPEGADIVIVPALHNSQNPNILKWLKKQNEMGATFIGICDGVWTLAYSGLLDRREATGHWYAKDKLIKTFPNTNWTKNKRYVHDDRMITTSGVTASIPISLALIETLVGKKKATETAVLYGVESWDPNHNSDKFEFKWNHYLLATKNYLSFWNHETIGIPIYEGIDEVSLALVADAYARTYRSDVTSIASQTKQIKSKSGLSIYPDITNPESDGINVKVLIPKDGKSFSLLKETYDTIQKRYGETTMEFVSLQMEFPFP; encoded by the coding sequence ATGAACCAAAACCTTTTACAAAACCAATTCAACAATCGTAAAACAAAACAATTCCAATCTATCACAAGGCGATTTCTATTGTGTATATTTATGTTTGGAATTTTTTACACTCACCTCTTTGCCAATCCTTTTCATACCAAACAAAAGTATTTAAATCAAATTCCAATCAAATCACAACACAAAAAACCCATCATCACGATCATAAGTGACAACGAGTTTACCGAACTCACTGACTTTCTGGTTCCGTATGGGATTTTGAAACGAGCAGATATTTCTGAACTATACGCTATAGCACCTGTAAGTGGAAAGGTCCAACTATTCCCAGCATTGTCGGTAGAGGTGGAAACTTCTTTTGACGCATTTGACAAAGAACATCCTGAAGGAGCAGACATTGTGATAGTTCCTGCTCTTCATAATTCACAAAATCCAAACATTCTTAAATGGTTAAAAAAACAAAATGAAATGGGTGCCACATTCATTGGAATCTGTGATGGGGTTTGGACACTTGCATATTCTGGATTGTTGGATAGAAGAGAAGCAACAGGACATTGGTATGCAAAAGATAAATTAATCAAAACATTTCCAAATACAAATTGGACCAAAAACAAAAGGTATGTACATGACGATCGTATGATTACGACTTCAGGAGTCACAGCATCCATCCCAATCTCCTTGGCATTAATCGAAACATTAGTTGGAAAGAAAAAAGCCACTGAAACTGCTGTATTGTACGGTGTTGAATCCTGGGATCCGAATCATAACAGTGATAAGTTCGAATTCAAATGGAATCATTATCTACTTGCAACAAAGAACTATTTGTCTTTCTGGAATCATGAAACAATCGGAATTCCAATTTATGAAGGAATCGATGAGGTTTCTTTAGCATTAGTGGCGGATGCATATGCACGAACGTATCGATCAGATGTAACTTCGATCGCTTCCCAAACAAAACAGATCAAATCGAAGTCTGGCCTTTCCATTTATCCGGATATTACCAATCCAGAGAGTGATGGAATCAATGTAAAGGTTTTGATTCCAAAGGATGGGAAATCATTTTCCTTACTTAAGGAAACCTATGATACCATCCAGAAAAGGTATGGAGAAACAACAATGGAATTTGTTTCACTTCAAATGGAATTTCCATTTCCATAA
- a CDS encoding AraC family transcriptional regulator translates to MFLIPFAGAIVSFLLFLSHWLETYQVRGKQNNKNRNPSYVSLSNLEKFNANLLYDYSSALLFLIVSLVQFHMTAEFANSFSLFPYLFGFHIPLLLLIGPLCYLYFEKMSNGSIDKVPFIHLVPSILSIGFILLLRATNGNDIMNLGQSKFWGQSSEKWIFLLLGLGVVSIFFYTSQILFQFVKWRIQSKEDLKTSFPPFLRLIVYTTSITFLFLIAQIFYMEVFLLACSGLFLLLIYIFLQRTNRFEMIPNFETETSVARYKESRTKGIDIQHVIKRLDYLMNTEHLYTNEELTLQTLASRLDLDSHQLSEILNHNLGIGFRNYINEFRLETAAKLLKENPGMTIISIIYASGFNSKSAFHTLFQKKYGVTPQVYRKNFL, encoded by the coding sequence ATGTTTTTAATTCCTTTTGCTGGTGCAATCGTATCCTTCCTCCTCTTTTTATCCCACTGGCTCGAAACTTACCAAGTGAGAGGAAAACAAAATAACAAGAACAGAAATCCTTCCTATGTTTCTCTTTCCAATTTAGAGAAATTTAATGCAAATCTTCTCTATGACTATTCTTCTGCTCTTTTATTTTTAATTGTATCCTTGGTCCAGTTTCATATGACAGCAGAATTTGCTAATAGCTTTTCATTGTTTCCATATCTATTTGGATTTCATATCCCACTCTTATTACTCATTGGTCCACTTTGTTACCTCTACTTTGAAAAAATGAGTAACGGATCTATTGATAAGGTCCCTTTCATTCATTTGGTACCATCAATTCTGTCAATTGGATTCATCCTACTCCTAAGAGCAACTAACGGAAACGATATAATGAATCTAGGACAATCGAAATTTTGGGGACAAAGTTCGGAAAAATGGATCTTTCTTTTGTTAGGACTCGGTGTTGTTTCCATTTTCTTTTATACGTCTCAAATCTTATTCCAATTCGTCAAATGGAGGATACAATCTAAAGAAGATCTAAAAACTTCATTCCCACCTTTTTTACGATTAATCGTTTATACCACTTCGATCACATTTTTGTTTTTAATTGCTCAAATCTTTTATATGGAAGTATTTTTACTCGCTTGTAGTGGATTATTTCTACTTTTGATTTATATTTTTTTGCAGAGAACAAATCGTTTCGAGATGATTCCGAATTTCGAAACGGAAACTAGTGTTGCCCGTTATAAAGAAAGCAGAACCAAAGGAATCGATATACAACATGTTATCAAACGATTGGATTATTTGATGAATACTGAACATTTATACACTAACGAAGAATTGACATTACAAACTTTGGCGAGTCGTTTAGACTTAGATTCCCATCAACTGTCTGAAATTTTGAATCATAACTTAGGGATTGGCTTTCGAAATTATATCAATGAATTTCGATTAGAAACAGCGGCAAAACTTTTAAAGGAGAATCCTGGAATGACAATCATAAGTATCATTTATGCTTCCGGATTTAATTCTAAATCGGCATTTCATACTCTTTTCCAAAAAAAATATGGAGTCACTCCACAGGTTTATCGCAAGAATTTTCTTTAA
- a CDS encoding CPBP family intramembrane glutamic endopeptidase, which translates to MLYKIEIHSSLRLNPMQTSKKFTYFFALVISVSFIISFFLYGIQNSIAENNPQIELKPFSYSKILSRTTTVILFFSLLWFYKRIEKKPIRSLGLENISKRKKDLFLGFLAGMASLSFVVATKVIFGVSTWAPKEFLAFDYLISFYFLLSVFCIGFVEELFFRGYLLQSFVVEWGEKKAAIFTSLFFSITHFIRPIQDILILIPEFIGLFLVGYALSYAWIYTRSLYLPIGIHAGWVYVVKMQSFFVSPIPHDYHWLFGGERLVTGFISWMFMFLFLFGLKRFFEQMLQKDQMPTG; encoded by the coding sequence ATGCTATACAAAATCGAAATCCATTCCTCTTTACGTTTGAATCCCATGCAAACATCTAAAAAATTCACATACTTTTTTGCTTTAGTAATCAGCGTTAGTTTCATCATCAGTTTCTTCCTATATGGAATTCAAAATAGTATCGCTGAAAACAATCCCCAGATTGAATTAAAACCCTTCTCCTATTCGAAAATTTTATCACGGACAACAACAGTGATTCTATTCTTTTCGTTACTTTGGTTTTACAAAAGGATAGAAAAAAAACCGATTCGTTCTCTTGGATTGGAAAACATATCAAAACGAAAGAAAGATTTATTTTTAGGATTTTTAGCTGGGATGGCATCCCTCAGTTTTGTAGTTGCCACCAAAGTAATTTTTGGAGTATCAACTTGGGCACCCAAAGAATTTTTAGCATTTGATTATTTGATTTCTTTCTATTTTTTACTTTCTGTATTTTGTATTGGTTTTGTTGAAGAACTATTCTTTAGAGGTTATCTTCTTCAATCCTTTGTTGTCGAATGGGGTGAGAAAAAAGCAGCGATCTTTACAAGTTTGTTTTTTTCGATCACACATTTTATCCGGCCTATCCAAGATATACTTATCTTGATTCCGGAATTCATAGGATTGTTTTTAGTAGGATATGCTCTGTCTTATGCATGGATTTATACTAGGTCCCTTTATTTGCCGATCGGTATTCATGCAGGTTGGGTGTACGTTGTCAAAATGCAATCATTCTTTGTTTCTCCAATTCCTCACGACTATCATTGGTTATTCGGTGGTGAGAGGCTCGTTACGGGGTTCATTTCATGGATGTTTATGTTTTTGTTCTTATTTGGGCTCAAACGATTTTTTGAACAAATGTTACAAAAAGACCAAATGCCTACTGGATAA
- a CDS encoding NADPH-dependent F420 reductase, producing MKIAIIGTGNVGGALAMGWSKKGHQIFLGVRNPENFKGKELLSLPNITACAIEVAVKQSDVVVISTPAKETLNVVKSLGDTTGKIIIDTMNMVQKEPSNLHSSTTEIILKHTQSKDVVKCFNTTGANNLLNPKYGDTNLDMFMAGDSRSGKEIAKQLTLDLGFADCYDVGGNDKFALMEEFAFFWINLAMFQKLGREIGFKLLKR from the coding sequence ATGAAAATTGCAATCATTGGAACTGGAAATGTTGGTGGAGCTTTGGCAATGGGTTGGTCAAAAAAGGGCCATCAAATCTTTTTGGGAGTTCGGAATCCAGAGAATTTTAAAGGCAAAGAACTTCTCTCACTTCCGAATATTACTGCTTGTGCCATCGAAGTAGCTGTCAAACAATCTGACGTGGTAGTGATTTCTACGCCCGCAAAAGAAACTTTGAATGTCGTAAAATCGTTAGGTGATACAACAGGAAAAATCATCATCGATACAATGAATATGGTCCAAAAAGAACCCTCCAATTTACACTCATCGACGACAGAAATCATTCTGAAACACACACAATCCAAAGATGTTGTGAAATGTTTTAATACAACTGGTGCCAATAATCTACTCAATCCAAAATATGGTGATACAAACCTCGATATGTTTATGGCTGGTGATTCAAGAAGTGGTAAAGAGATCGCAAAACAACTCACACTGGATTTAGGATTTGCCGATTGTTATGATGTGGGTGGGAATGACAAATTTGCGCTCATGGAAGAATTTGCATTCTTTTGGATCAACCTAGCTATGTTTCAAAAATTAGGGAGAGAAATTGGATTTAAATTATTAAAACGATAA
- a CDS encoding winged helix-turn-helix transcriptional regulator has translation MPEFKYKGKLYYNPVEFVLDWIGGAWKMPILWRLREKTLRYSEIKKSLTHISDKMLAQSLRELEENGLVNRKVYAVVPPHTEYSLTDLGKKTIPMIMSLRELGITFMKTSGAYTEDLESFPNAKPTKKNR, from the coding sequence ATGCCTGAATTTAAATACAAAGGAAAATTATATTATAATCCTGTAGAATTTGTGTTAGATTGGATAGGTGGTGCTTGGAAGATGCCCATCCTTTGGAGACTAAGGGAAAAAACACTACGTTATAGTGAGATCAAAAAATCATTAACTCATATTTCCGATAAAATGTTGGCACAGTCCCTCCGCGAATTAGAAGAAAATGGACTTGTCAACCGAAAGGTGTATGCTGTTGTGCCTCCGCATACGGAATACTCTCTTACAGATCTTGGTAAAAAAACAATCCCTATGATCATGTCCTTACGAGAACTTGGCATTACGTTTATGAAAACTTCCGGAGCCTATACAGAAGATTTGGAATCATTTCCAAATGCAAAACCAACCAAGAAAAATAGATAA
- a CDS encoding RecQ family ATP-dependent DNA helicase has protein sequence MKTDILYEPFGITEFRGNQELIIKHIISGKNALVIMPTGMGKSICYQIPALVLQGTCIVISPLIALMKDQVDALVQKGISATYINSSLNCTERMKRYEALRAGEWKMVYVSPERFQKKEFLDVLSKIQISLLAIDEAHCISQWGHDFRPDYTKIKWFREILKYPPTIALTATASSRVQADIMEQMGLKSHEIQVFDDGLFRPNLHLSVSECFDVETKYKQLLEDLKSKNGVSILYFSLIQELENFSRWLDTKRFSHLVYHGKRSNQDRSKTLTKFLKSDSVVLLATNAFGMGVDKSNVRNVFHVQIPGSIEAYYQEIGRAGRDGKPSECKLFYTEDDLAIQMDFIDWQNPDISYLKKLYLLLSQKQNQLSALDYETIQSFMTYKNKSDHRVQTAINLLSRVGLVSGDLEQGTLQLESEWDDSLFSKEELEAKKMEGGKRLYQMLQYTKTNDCRRKFIHQYFDSPFISCGNCDLCLESN, from the coding sequence ATGAAAACGGATATACTATATGAACCTTTTGGAATTACGGAATTCCGAGGGAATCAAGAATTGATTATAAAACACATAATCAGTGGCAAAAATGCTTTAGTCATTATGCCTACGGGAATGGGAAAATCAATTTGTTACCAAATTCCTGCATTGGTATTACAAGGAACTTGTATTGTCATCTCACCTCTTATTGCTTTAATGAAGGACCAAGTGGATGCATTGGTGCAAAAAGGGATCTCTGCCACCTATATCAATTCTAGTTTAAATTGCACAGAAAGAATGAAACGGTATGAAGCGTTAAGAGCTGGCGAATGGAAAATGGTTTACGTCTCTCCTGAAAGATTTCAAAAAAAGGAATTTTTAGATGTTTTGTCCAAAATACAAATATCTCTACTGGCAATTGATGAAGCACATTGTATTAGCCAATGGGGACATGACTTTCGTCCTGATTATACCAAAATTAAATGGTTTCGTGAGATCTTAAAATACCCACCCACAATTGCCTTAACAGCAACTGCCTCAAGTCGCGTACAAGCAGATATCATGGAACAAATGGGGTTAAAATCTCATGAAATCCAAGTTTTTGATGATGGATTATTTCGCCCCAATTTGCATCTGTCTGTTTCAGAATGTTTTGATGTGGAAACAAAATACAAACAGTTGTTAGAAGATTTGAAGTCCAAAAATGGAGTTTCTATTTTATACTTTAGTCTCATCCAAGAATTAGAAAATTTTAGTCGATGGTTAGATACCAAACGATTCTCACATTTGGTTTACCATGGAAAACGTTCCAACCAAGATCGAAGTAAAACACTTACAAAATTTTTAAAATCAGATTCTGTTGTGTTACTCGCAACCAATGCATTTGGGATGGGTGTTGATAAGTCGAATGTCAGAAATGTTTTCCATGTACAAATTCCTGGAAGTATCGAAGCATATTACCAAGAAATAGGAAGGGCAGGGAGAGATGGTAAACCTTCAGAGTGCAAATTGTTTTATACAGAAGATGATTTGGCGATCCAAATGGATTTTATAGATTGGCAAAATCCAGATATATCCTACTTAAAAAAGCTCTATTTGTTGTTATCCCAAAAACAAAACCAATTATCCGCTCTTGATTACGAGACAATCCAATCCTTTATGACTTATAAAAACAAATCAGATCATAGGGTACAAACTGCTATCAATTTACTATCACGTGTAGGTCTAGTGTCTGGTGATTTAGAACAAGGAACCTTACAACTGGAAAGTGAATGGGATGATTCACTATTTTCAAAAGAAGAATTGGAAGCTAAAAAAATGGAAGGTGGAAAACGACTCTACCAAATGCTCCAATACACCAAAACAAATGATTGTCGGAGAAAGTTTATCCACCAATATTTTGATTCCCCATTTATTTCATGTGGGAATTGTGATCTTTGTCTAGAGAGCAACTAA
- a CDS encoding high-potential iron-sulfur protein, whose amino-acid sequence MEPFTRKRFLKRSIVLASALFLLGGEWNLFAKGINEEKISDPPDGLKPVSENDPTAQALGFHHDAKNTDFNLYPERKQPQAKNQVCLQCAQFTKLNEGWGKCSILTNGVVATKGWCSAFSKKM is encoded by the coding sequence ATGGAACCGTTCACACGAAAACGATTTCTGAAACGTTCCATTGTTCTTGCGTCCGCTCTCTTCCTTTTAGGGGGAGAGTGGAATCTATTTGCAAAAGGAATAAACGAAGAAAAAATTTCGGATCCACCAGATGGCTTAAAACCAGTATCCGAAAACGATCCCACCGCACAGGCATTAGGTTTTCACCATGATGCAAAGAATACTGATTTTAATTTGTATCCAGAAAGGAAACAACCACAAGCCAAAAACCAAGTTTGTCTGCAATGTGCCCAATTTACAAAACTCAATGAAGGTTGGGGAAAATGTTCAATCTTAACAAATGGTGTTGTGGCAACGAAAGGTTGGTGTTCCGCTTTTTCTAAAAAAATGTAA
- the katG gene encoding catalase/peroxidase HPI, with the protein MRNFRRFTIALLVLFLSPIGAADTKETQGMDRQNTSNQFWWPERLDLAPLRQHSAESSPMGRQYNYAKEFKELDIQTLKQEIKTLMTTSQDWWPSDYGHYGPFFIRMAWHSAGTYRISDGRGGAGGGQQRFEPLNSWPDNANLDKARRLLWPIKKKYGKKISWADLMVLTGNVALESMGFKTYGFAGGRTDDWEADLVYWGPEKKFLEDQRYKGNRELKNPLAAVQMGLIYVNPEGPNGNPDPLAAAKDIRETFGRMAMNDEETVALIAGGHTFGKAHGKADPSKHVGKEPAAAGIEEQGFGWKNNYKKGNAEDTITSGLEGAWTANPTKWTTQYLNNLFGFEWVQTKSPAGAIQWIPKDGAGANMVPDAHDKSLRHAPIMFTTDLALKFDPSYKVIAKRFQENPKEFELAFAKAWFKLTHRDMGPLSRYIGKDLPKEALIWQDPVPAVSHKLVTTKEIEILKGKILKSGLTIPQLVRTAWASASTFRSTDMRGGANGARIRLTPQKNWVVNDPEELTKVLNKLEQIQEDFNKSGSKISLADLIVLAGNVAIEEAAKKAGVKVSVPFTPGRTDASLEQTDEYSFSVLEPKADAFRNYYGPGNYMSPTEMLVDKANMLSLSIPEMTVLLGGMRALDANTGKSKHGVFTSKPGVLTNDFFVNLLDMSTKWQKSEQTEGLYEGLDRKTGSKRWTATSVDLIFGSHSELRAVAEVYASDDAKEKFVKDFVSAWNKVMMSDRFDVK; encoded by the coding sequence ATGAGAAATTTCAGACGTTTCACAATCGCTCTCCTTGTGTTGTTCCTTAGCCCAATCGGAGCCGCGGACACCAAAGAGACCCAAGGGATGGACCGCCAAAACACATCCAACCAATTTTGGTGGCCAGAACGCTTGGACTTGGCACCACTCCGCCAACACAGTGCAGAGTCAAGTCCGATGGGCAGGCAATACAATTACGCCAAAGAGTTCAAGGAATTGGACATCCAAACCTTAAAACAAGAAATCAAAACACTGATGACCACATCCCAAGATTGGTGGCCATCTGATTATGGACATTACGGTCCTTTTTTCATTCGTATGGCTTGGCATAGTGCAGGAACCTATCGAATTTCTGATGGGCGTGGTGGAGCTGGTGGTGGACAACAACGGTTTGAACCACTCAATAGTTGGCCAGATAATGCAAACCTCGACAAAGCAAGGAGGTTGTTATGGCCAATTAAGAAAAAATACGGTAAAAAAATTTCTTGGGCAGACCTCATGGTGTTAACAGGGAACGTCGCACTAGAGTCGATGGGATTCAAAACCTATGGATTTGCTGGCGGAAGAACTGATGATTGGGAAGCAGACTTAGTCTATTGGGGTCCTGAGAAAAAATTCTTGGAAGACCAAAGATACAAAGGCAATCGAGAATTAAAAAACCCACTCGCTGCCGTTCAAATGGGACTTATCTATGTCAATCCAGAAGGGCCTAATGGGAATCCTGACCCACTAGCAGCCGCTAAAGATATTCGTGAAACATTTGGCCGAATGGCAATGAATGACGAAGAAACAGTCGCACTGATTGCAGGTGGACATACATTCGGGAAAGCTCACGGTAAAGCTGATCCATCCAAACATGTTGGAAAAGAACCAGCAGCTGCTGGGATCGAAGAACAAGGATTTGGTTGGAAAAACAATTACAAAAAAGGAAACGCAGAAGACACTATTACCAGTGGTCTTGAAGGGGCATGGACGGCAAACCCTACTAAGTGGACAACTCAATACCTAAACAATCTATTTGGCTTTGAATGGGTACAAACAAAAAGTCCAGCTGGTGCCATCCAATGGATTCCAAAAGATGGAGCCGGTGCAAACATGGTTCCAGATGCTCATGACAAATCGTTACGCCATGCTCCCATCATGTTTACAACCGACTTGGCATTAAAATTTGATCCAAGTTATAAAGTAATCGCAAAACGTTTCCAAGAAAACCCGAAAGAGTTTGAACTCGCATTTGCAAAAGCATGGTTCAAATTAACTCACAGAGATATGGGTCCTCTCTCTCGATACATAGGCAAAGACCTTCCAAAAGAAGCTTTGATTTGGCAAGACCCTGTGCCCGCAGTTTCTCATAAATTGGTAACTACAAAGGAAATTGAAATCCTGAAAGGAAAAATCCTAAAATCTGGACTGACAATCCCACAACTTGTCAGAACAGCATGGGCATCTGCATCTACTTTCCGCAGTACGGACATGCGAGGTGGTGCCAATGGTGCAAGGATCCGCCTAACACCTCAAAAGAATTGGGTTGTCAATGATCCAGAAGAGTTAACAAAAGTTCTAAACAAACTAGAACAAATCCAAGAAGACTTCAACAAGTCAGGAAGTAAAATCTCTCTTGCGGACCTCATCGTTCTTGCTGGAAATGTTGCGATCGAAGAAGCAGCAAAAAAAGCAGGAGTGAAAGTATCTGTACCATTCACCCCAGGTAGAACAGATGCCAGTTTGGAACAAACTGATGAGTATTCCTTTTCGGTACTAGAACCAAAAGCAGATGCTTTTAGAAACTATTACGGACCAGGTAATTATATGTCACCAACTGAGATGTTAGTCGACAAAGCAAACATGTTGTCACTTTCAATCCCCGAGATGACAGTATTACTTGGCGGAATGCGTGCATTAGATGCAAATACCGGTAAATCTAAACATGGAGTATTCACTTCGAAACCAGGAGTTTTGACGAATGATTTTTTTGTGAACTTACTCGACATGTCTACCAAATGGCAAAAATCAGAACAAACAGAAGGATTGTATGAAGGTCTCGATCGCAAAACAGGATCAAAACGATGGACTGCAACGTCTGTTGATTTGATTTTTGGCTCTCACTCAGAACTTCGTGCAGTTGCTGAAGTGTATGCTTCGGATGATGCTAAAGAAAAGTTTGTGAAAGATTTTGTTTCCGCATGGAACAAAGTGATGATGTCCGATCGATTTGATGTGAAATAA
- a CDS encoding cryptochrome/photolyase family protein — MKKALLVLGNQLFDLDAIIPEDKRSEYIVFIREDKELCTYFQFHKQKILFFFLAMRAYAEELRGLGFLVHYEPLDVNSDSYEVKLSNFLLKESIAELHYFEIEDRFFEKRILSLLQKANVKGIVHRSPMFLTKRKDFEAYLLTHKKPFMKTFYESQRKSLHVLVDDKKEPIGGKWSFDTENRKKLPKSYQAPNLPQINFTNKEKEVFHLVENHFPNHPGNTENFWLPTTRNGAKHWLDQFLKERLDLFGPYEDAFSQTFPFIQHSVLTPFLNVGLLTPKEVVELTLDHAKKYKIPIESLEGFIRQIIGWREFIRGIDQNFGEIQESKNHFGHKRKFTQHWFDGNTGIPPLDFVIKKCTKYGYAHHIERLMVLGSLMVLFEIHPKEAYRWFMEMFIDSSDWVMGPNVYGMALFSDGGVFATKPYICGSNYYQKMGSFPKGEWEEAVDGLYWSFIEAHQSEFSKNPRTAVLVGNLHRMQKDRKEKLFERAKVWKDKLTFHS, encoded by the coding sequence ATGAAAAAAGCCCTTCTCGTCCTTGGAAACCAACTTTTCGATTTAGATGCGATAATCCCCGAAGACAAACGTTCCGAGTACATTGTTTTTATACGCGAAGACAAAGAATTATGTACGTACTTCCAGTTTCACAAACAGAAAATATTATTTTTCTTTTTAGCAATGAGAGCTTATGCAGAAGAACTAAGAGGATTAGGATTTTTGGTTCACTACGAACCTTTGGATGTAAATTCCGATTCCTATGAAGTAAAGCTGTCAAATTTTCTGTTAAAAGAATCCATTGCTGAATTACACTACTTTGAAATCGAAGATCGATTTTTTGAAAAGAGAATCCTTTCGTTACTCCAAAAGGCAAATGTAAAAGGAATCGTACATCGATCTCCTATGTTTCTGACAAAACGCAAAGATTTTGAAGCCTATTTATTAACTCATAAAAAACCATTTATGAAAACTTTTTATGAATCACAACGAAAATCATTACATGTGTTAGTTGATGATAAAAAAGAACCGATTGGTGGGAAATGGAGTTTTGACACAGAAAATCGGAAAAAACTTCCAAAATCCTACCAAGCTCCCAATTTACCCCAAATCAATTTTACAAACAAAGAGAAGGAAGTGTTCCATTTGGTTGAAAATCATTTTCCAAACCATCCCGGAAACACAGAAAATTTTTGGTTACCAACAACTCGTAATGGTGCTAAACATTGGTTAGATCAATTTCTTAAGGAAAGATTAGATTTATTTGGTCCATATGAAGATGCTTTTTCACAAACCTTTCCGTTTATACAACATTCGGTACTCACTCCATTTTTAAACGTGGGTTTATTAACTCCCAAGGAAGTTGTAGAACTTACGTTAGATCACGCAAAGAAATATAAAATCCCTATTGAATCATTGGAAGGTTTCATCCGCCAAATCATTGGTTGGCGAGAATTCATTCGGGGAATCGATCAAAATTTTGGAGAGATCCAAGAATCAAAAAATCATTTTGGTCACAAACGAAAATTCACACAACATTGGTTTGATGGTAATACTGGCATTCCACCTCTCGATTTTGTGATTAAGAAGTGCACAAAGTATGGATATGCACACCACATTGAACGATTGATGGTGCTGGGATCATTAATGGTGTTATTCGAAATCCATCCTAAAGAAGCTTACCGTTGGTTTATGGAGATGTTCATTGACTCGTCTGATTGGGTGATGGGACCCAATGTTTATGGGATGGCCCTCTTTAGTGATGGCGGAGTTTTTGCCACCAAACCATACATATGCGGATCGAACTATTACCAAAAAATGGGCAGCTTTCCAAAAGGAGAATGGGAAGAAGCTGTGGATGGATTGTATTGGTCGTTTATCGAAGCCCATCAATCAGAGTTTTCCAAAAACCCTCGCACTGCTGTCCTCGTGGGAAATTTACACCGAATGCAAAAAGATAGGAAGGAAAAACTCTTCGAGAGAGCAAAAGTCTGGAAAGACAAACTTACCTTCCATTCCTAA